A single genomic interval of Nonomuraea rubra harbors:
- a CDS encoding anti-sigma factor family protein, with the protein MTCEEVRISLGAHALGALDPEEAAEIDHHLATCEACGAELLELEGVGAFLGKVSERDVELVASPPRQVLDRLLNDRVKRTRRGRALMSLVAAAAVLVVGGTVWTAIQTGSGSETTSAQAPVPVASQAPEVMRDQGYETYDEKARSKSPAEDSQSAASASPRSQASRSPAPESATDAQIRPTSKPARADEVAFPGENKAEEYYATVLVRPAATGSELGVQVTGVPVGTDCLVVVVGVDGRQERSDSWVVRRADYETGKIFRFGTAMSLKEIARFEIVDTAGKLLVQVPVPPTARGK; encoded by the coding sequence ATGACGTGCGAGGAGGTCCGGATCTCACTGGGCGCGCACGCGCTGGGCGCGCTGGATCCGGAAGAGGCGGCGGAGATCGACCACCACCTGGCGACCTGCGAGGCGTGCGGCGCCGAGCTGCTGGAGCTGGAGGGAGTCGGCGCGTTCCTGGGCAAGGTGTCGGAGCGCGACGTGGAGCTGGTGGCCAGCCCTCCGCGCCAGGTGCTCGACCGGCTGCTGAACGACCGCGTCAAGCGGACCAGGCGCGGCCGCGCCCTGATGTCCCTGGTCGCGGCCGCGGCGGTGCTGGTGGTCGGCGGCACGGTGTGGACGGCGATCCAGACCGGTTCAGGGAGCGAGACGACGTCGGCGCAGGCACCCGTGCCCGTCGCTTCGCAGGCGCCCGAGGTCATGCGGGACCAGGGCTACGAGACCTACGACGAGAAGGCCAGGTCGAAGAGCCCCGCGGAGGACTCCCAGAGCGCCGCGTCGGCCTCCCCGAGGAGCCAGGCCTCCCGGAGCCCGGCGCCCGAGAGCGCCACGGACGCCCAGATCCGGCCCACCTCGAAGCCCGCCAGGGCGGACGAGGTCGCGTTCCCCGGCGAGAACAAGGCCGAGGAGTACTACGCCACCGTGCTCGTCCGGCCGGCGGCCACGGGCTCGGAGCTCGGCGTGCAGGTCACCGGGGTGCCGGTGGGCACCGACTGCCTGGTCGTCGTGGTCGGCGTGGACGGGCGGCAGGAACGTTCGGACAGCTGGGTCGTGCGGCGCGCGGACTACGAGACCGGGAAGATCTTCCGCTTCGGGACGGCGATGAGCCTCAAGGAGATCGCCAGGTTCGAGATCGTGGACACGGCCGGGAAGCTGCTCGTCCAGGTGCCCGTGCCGCCCACGGCCCGCGGGAAGTGA
- a CDS encoding RNA polymerase sigma factor: MVETDCPDPVRKALLDDLDEGFAELYGAYRGLVFSTALRLTGRWADAEDYTAEAFLRAYRALSGYSPERLAGLQPRAWLMTILMNVWRNCARAKSRRPPTDLVEEPLDEADPGEDVEAAAVRRETGDELAALLGQLPDEQRAAVVLRHVVDLPVSEIATVLKIPQGTVKSHVSRGLRRLRVLGGAR; the protein is encoded by the coding sequence GTGGTGGAAACCGACTGTCCCGACCCGGTGCGCAAGGCGCTGCTCGACGACCTCGACGAGGGGTTCGCCGAGCTGTACGGCGCCTACCGCGGCCTGGTCTTCTCGACCGCGCTGCGGCTGACCGGGCGCTGGGCCGACGCCGAGGACTACACGGCGGAGGCGTTCCTGCGCGCGTACCGGGCCCTGTCCGGGTACTCGCCCGAGCGCCTCGCCGGGCTGCAGCCGCGGGCCTGGCTGATGACGATCCTCATGAACGTCTGGCGCAACTGCGCCCGCGCCAAGTCCCGCAGGCCGCCGACCGACCTGGTCGAGGAGCCGCTGGACGAGGCCGACCCCGGCGAGGACGTCGAGGCGGCCGCCGTCCGCCGCGAGACCGGCGACGAACTGGCCGCGCTGCTGGGACAGCTCCCCGACGAGCAGCGGGCCGCGGTCGTGCTGCGCCACGTCGTGGACCTGCCGGTCAGCGAGATCGCCACCGTGCTGAAGATCCCCCAGGGCACGGTCAAGTCGCACGTGTCCAGGGGGCTGAGGCGGCTACGCGTACTAGGAGGTGCCCGATGA
- a CDS encoding ATP-binding protein codes for MLPAVLSAAQRDRPFVIGWLSRGSGAPLELITNAGPLSPPRQPRRSTDLPDDPSGPQPLLFPGGARGVRLNQEYLADLADLVWTPCPGRQAPPLGSKGREFDPDELKRPTLFESTLVTLMSRPFAWLVVAEPTDLLDAEVAHLRTQLNVLRQYGDASERSRFDAERAERRMQELDAFREAGLWNVRVLAGGATADELRQIAPVLVGSVEMSQHPYRLRSSHGAAYSLTEALAITMQDPADGAAAPFAATAGALAALAGLPRREVPGVRVLDSGFFDVTSESEGGELELGEILDGQDRAVGSFRVPLATLNRHAFVTGATGSGKSQTVRHLLEQLSRARIPWLAIEPAKSEYAAMAGRVDEPVTVINPSAPDGVPLSVNPLEPEPGYPVQAHIDMVRALFMAAFDAEEPFPQIMSLALQRVYEATGWDVVTGGAVPGSNVPPSVPTLEQLQQHAMDVIKEIGYGREVQADVEGFISLRLRSLRVGSAGRFFEGGHPADIGGLLERQVVLAIEDVANDEDKAFLMGTLIIRIVEHLRMRARRERSAELRHVIVIEEAHRLLRDRGHGRASTHAVELLAGMLAEIRAYGEGIVVAEQIPTKLVPDVVKNTALKVVHRLPAEDDRQLVGAAMNLSDEQSRHVVSLQPGSAAVFADGMDRPLRVRVPLGESREKALPGPPPPIRGRRSAACGAQCRTGLACTLVELREADVLAGAAEWAWLRIWCDTVVLAFVGNRPLPGVPRALSAAWGDLPARRRECLLATLIERSVQRRAWSLRTWFDPALLTEKAAETATRLLAGADSGGERPGASWVIPQVRWLHEVDRLFPYGQPAPNLRSPAPPMEYALFRQPGGPATGPGSVEPELLGHRAKALRHHPLSMEVDHNRALAWRVILGDDEHEGVQRDIGTVAIGVESSARIRHVGQTMGAGWLEGVLSWPRRFVLPFEQGGSPEIAFADPPSA; via the coding sequence GTGCTTCCCGCGGTGCTGTCGGCGGCGCAGCGCGACCGGCCGTTCGTCATCGGATGGTTGTCGCGGGGCTCGGGGGCGCCGCTCGAACTCATCACCAACGCCGGCCCCTTGTCGCCGCCGCGCCAGCCACGCAGGTCCACGGACCTGCCCGACGACCCGAGCGGGCCGCAGCCGCTGCTGTTCCCCGGCGGGGCCCGCGGGGTGCGGCTGAACCAGGAGTACCTGGCCGACTTGGCGGATCTGGTGTGGACGCCGTGCCCGGGGCGGCAGGCGCCGCCACTGGGCAGCAAGGGCCGCGAGTTCGACCCGGACGAGCTGAAACGGCCCACGTTGTTCGAGTCGACGCTGGTGACGCTGATGTCGCGGCCGTTCGCCTGGCTGGTCGTGGCCGAGCCGACGGACCTGCTCGACGCAGAGGTGGCGCACCTGCGTACGCAGCTCAACGTGCTGCGGCAGTACGGCGACGCCTCCGAGCGCTCCCGCTTCGACGCCGAGCGGGCCGAGCGCCGCATGCAGGAGCTGGACGCCTTCCGCGAGGCCGGCCTGTGGAACGTGCGGGTGCTGGCCGGCGGGGCCACGGCCGACGAGCTGCGGCAGATCGCGCCCGTGCTCGTCGGGTCCGTCGAGATGAGCCAGCACCCGTACCGGCTGCGCAGCTCGCACGGCGCCGCCTACTCCCTGACGGAGGCCCTGGCCATCACCATGCAGGACCCGGCCGACGGCGCCGCCGCCCCGTTCGCCGCCACCGCGGGGGCGCTGGCCGCGCTGGCCGGGCTGCCCAGGCGGGAGGTGCCCGGCGTACGCGTGCTCGACTCGGGCTTCTTCGACGTGACCTCGGAGTCGGAGGGCGGCGAGCTGGAGCTCGGGGAGATCCTCGACGGGCAGGACCGCGCCGTGGGCTCCTTCCGGGTGCCGCTGGCCACGCTGAACCGGCACGCGTTCGTCACGGGCGCGACCGGCTCCGGCAAGTCGCAGACCGTACGGCACCTGCTGGAGCAGCTCAGCAGGGCCCGCATCCCGTGGCTGGCCATCGAGCCGGCCAAGTCCGAGTACGCCGCCATGGCCGGCCGCGTCGACGAGCCCGTCACCGTGATCAACCCGTCGGCGCCCGACGGCGTGCCGCTCAGCGTCAACCCGCTCGAACCCGAGCCGGGCTACCCCGTCCAGGCGCACATCGACATGGTCAGGGCGCTGTTCATGGCCGCGTTCGACGCCGAGGAGCCGTTCCCGCAGATCATGTCGCTGGCGCTGCAGCGCGTCTACGAGGCGACGGGCTGGGACGTGGTCACCGGCGGCGCCGTGCCCGGCTCGAACGTGCCGCCCAGCGTCCCCACCCTCGAACAGCTCCAGCAGCACGCCATGGACGTGATCAAGGAGATCGGCTACGGCCGCGAGGTGCAGGCGGACGTCGAGGGCTTCATCTCGCTGCGGCTGCGCTCGCTGCGCGTCGGCTCGGCCGGGCGCTTCTTCGAGGGCGGCCACCCCGCCGACATCGGCGGCCTGCTGGAACGCCAGGTCGTGCTGGCCATCGAGGACGTGGCCAACGACGAGGACAAGGCGTTCCTCATGGGCACGCTGATCATCCGGATCGTCGAGCACCTGCGCATGCGGGCCAGGCGGGAGCGCTCGGCGGAGCTGCGCCACGTCATCGTGATCGAGGAGGCGCACCGGCTGCTGCGCGACCGCGGCCACGGCCGGGCCTCCACCCACGCCGTCGAGCTGCTGGCCGGGATGCTCGCCGAGATCAGGGCGTACGGGGAGGGCATCGTGGTGGCCGAGCAGATCCCCACCAAGCTCGTCCCCGACGTCGTGAAGAACACCGCGCTGAAGGTCGTGCACCGGCTGCCCGCCGAGGACGACAGGCAGCTCGTCGGCGCCGCCATGAACCTCAGCGACGAGCAGTCGCGCCACGTGGTGTCGCTGCAGCCGGGCTCGGCCGCGGTGTTCGCCGACGGGATGGACCGGCCGCTGCGGGTGCGCGTACCGCTCGGGGAGTCCAGGGAGAAGGCGCTGCCGGGCCCGCCGCCGCCCATCCGCGGCCGCCGCTCGGCGGCGTGCGGCGCGCAGTGCCGTACGGGGCTGGCGTGCACGCTGGTGGAGCTGCGCGAGGCCGACGTGCTGGCCGGCGCGGCCGAGTGGGCGTGGCTGCGCATCTGGTGCGACACGGTCGTGCTGGCCTTCGTCGGCAACCGGCCGCTGCCGGGCGTGCCGCGCGCCCTGTCTGCCGCCTGGGGCGACCTGCCGGCGCGGCGCCGCGAATGCCTGCTCGCCACCCTGATCGAGCGCTCGGTGCAGCGGCGGGCCTGGTCGCTGCGCACGTGGTTCGACCCGGCCCTGCTGACCGAGAAGGCCGCCGAGACGGCCACGCGGCTGCTGGCCGGCGCCGACAGCGGCGGCGAGCGTCCAGGGGCGTCCTGGGTCATCCCGCAGGTGCGCTGGCTGCACGAGGTGGACAGGCTCTTCCCGTACGGCCAGCCGGCCCCGAACCTGCGCAGCCCCGCACCCCCCATGGAGTACGCCCTGTTCCGCCAGCCAGGCGGCCCCGCCACCGGCCCAGGCTCCGTCGAGCCCGAGCTGCTCGGCCACCGGGCCAAGGCGCTGCGGCACCACCCGCTGTCGATGGAGGTGGACCACAACCGGGCGCTGGCCTGGCGGGTGATCCTCGGCGACGACGAGCACGAGGGGGTGCAGCGCGACATCGGCACGGTGGCGATCGGCGTGGAGTCGTCGGCCAGGATCAGGCACGTGGGGCAGACGATGGGGGCGGGCTGGCTGGAGGGCGTGCTGTCGTGGCCGCGCCGCTTCGTGCTGCCGTTCGAGCAGGGCGGCTCGCCGGAGATCGCGTTCGCCGACCCGCCGAGCGCCTGA
- a CDS encoding sulfurtransferase, translating into MSRSAALVDADWVEANLDTPGVVLVEVDEDVSAYDKGHIRGAVKVDWRNDLQDPVRRDFVDKTGFEALLSDRGIANDDTVVLYGGNNNWFAAYAYWYFKLYGHENVKLLDGGRKKWELDSRELVKDVPQRAKTQYVAQEQDSAIRAFRDDVVSAIGKLNLVDVRSPDEFTGKLLAPAHLPQEQAQRGGHVPTARNIPWSKAANDDGTFKSDDDLRTLYQEAGVDFGKDTIAYCRIGERSAHTWFVLHELLEQSNVKNYDGSWTEYGSLVGVPIELGEAR; encoded by the coding sequence ATGAGCCGCTCCGCCGCCCTGGTGGACGCCGACTGGGTCGAGGCCAACCTCGACACCCCCGGAGTCGTCCTCGTCGAGGTCGACGAGGACGTCAGCGCCTACGACAAGGGCCACATCCGTGGTGCCGTGAAGGTCGACTGGCGTAACGACCTGCAGGACCCTGTGCGCCGCGACTTCGTGGACAAGACCGGTTTCGAGGCGCTGCTGTCCGACCGCGGCATTGCCAACGATGACACCGTGGTGCTGTACGGCGGGAACAACAACTGGTTCGCCGCCTACGCGTACTGGTACTTCAAGCTGTACGGCCACGAGAACGTGAAGCTGCTCGACGGCGGGCGCAAGAAGTGGGAGCTCGACTCGCGCGAGCTGGTGAAGGACGTGCCGCAGCGGGCCAAGACCCAGTACGTCGCCCAGGAGCAGGACAGCGCCATCCGCGCCTTCCGCGACGACGTGGTGTCGGCCATCGGCAAGCTCAACCTGGTGGACGTGCGCTCGCCCGACGAGTTCACCGGCAAGCTGCTCGCCCCCGCCCACCTCCCGCAGGAGCAGGCGCAGCGCGGCGGCCACGTGCCCACCGCCCGCAACATCCCGTGGTCCAAGGCCGCGAACGACGACGGCACCTTCAAGTCCGACGACGACCTGCGCACCCTCTACCAGGAGGCCGGCGTCGACTTCGGCAAGGACACCATCGCGTACTGCCGCATCGGCGAGCGCTCGGCGCACACCTGGTTCGTGCTGCACGAGCTGCTGGAGCAGTCCAACGTGAAGAACTACGACGGTTCGTGGACCGAGTACGGCTCGCTCGTGGGCGTGCCGATCGAGCTGGGGGAGGCCCGCTGA
- a CDS encoding DUF1416 domain-containing protein, which yields MSAAAQGCGAPEQTVALPAGIDLTNQAVIQGVVTGAGTAYARLLDHSGEFTGEVVVSEDGVFRFFAAPGDWTVRIIAGGGVTRDVQVEAKLGEVAQLAVAV from the coding sequence ATGTCGGCTGCAGCACAGGGTTGCGGCGCGCCGGAGCAGACCGTCGCGCTGCCCGCTGGGATCGATCTGACCAACCAGGCCGTGATCCAGGGCGTCGTCACCGGCGCCGGCACGGCGTACGCACGACTGCTCGACCACTCCGGTGAGTTCACCGGCGAGGTCGTGGTCTCCGAGGACGGCGTCTTCCGCTTCTTCGCCGCTCCCGGCGACTGGACCGTCCGCATCATCGCGGGCGGCGGCGTCACCAGGGACGTGCAGGTGGAGGCCAAGCTGGGCGAGGTCGCCCAGCTCGCGGTGGCCGTCTGA
- a CDS encoding methylated-DNA--[protein]-cysteine S-methyltransferase → MTQDPLLTGLAALAVEPPESLLERIAARWVRVPAPIGELAVAYTDQGVAYVHAGEGFAQAFRERFGRPLLPAARPPAGLLPALRTGRLGGLRLDLRGLSPFQRSVLEAAREIPRGEVRPYAWIAARIGRPRAVRAVGTALGRNPVPLLIPCHRVTRSDGMVGDYVFGSPAKERLLIEEGVDLERVRALAGERVFYLASDTTGVVCFPTCHNARRITAAHRHGFRSLAQARAAGYRPCRTCRPAQDVPA, encoded by the coding sequence ATGACTCAGGATCCCCTGCTCACCGGACTCGCGGCACTCGCCGTGGAGCCGCCGGAGAGCCTGCTCGAACGGATCGCGGCCCGCTGGGTCCGCGTGCCGGCACCGATCGGGGAGCTGGCCGTGGCGTACACCGATCAGGGTGTGGCCTATGTGCACGCGGGAGAGGGCTTCGCGCAGGCGTTCAGGGAACGCTTCGGCCGCCCGCTGCTGCCGGCCGCCCGCCCGCCCGCCGGGCTGCTGCCCGCCCTGCGCACCGGCCGCCTGGGAGGGCTGCGGCTCGACCTGCGCGGGCTGAGCCCCTTCCAGCGTTCGGTCCTGGAGGCGGCGCGGGAGATTCCGCGCGGCGAGGTTCGGCCCTACGCCTGGATCGCCGCCCGCATCGGGCGCCCCAGGGCCGTACGGGCCGTCGGGACCGCGCTCGGGCGGAACCCGGTGCCGCTGCTCATCCCCTGCCACCGGGTCACCCGGTCGGACGGGATGGTGGGCGACTACGTGTTCGGCTCGCCGGCCAAGGAGCGGTTGCTGATCGAGGAAGGGGTGGATCTGGAGCGGGTGCGGGCGTTGGCGGGGGAGCGGGTGTTCTACCTGGCCAGCGACACGACCGGGGTGGTGTGCTTTCCGACCTGCCACAACGCGCGGCGCATCACGGCGGCGCACCGGCACGGGTTCCGCAGCCTCGCCCAGGCACGCGCGGCGGGCTACCGGCCGTGCCGCACCTGCCGGCCGGCCCAGGACGTCCCGGCGTAG
- a CDS encoding DUF2993 domain-containing protein yields the protein MRKLIVFLIVLVILLVAVDRVAVAGVERDLANRIAATADLSGTPTVTIEGIPFLTQAVSGHYPEVRFNLGTFTYGDVPVKNLRGAAYDVTAPLADIIQNRPDIRAGRVTVSGTLTRATIDKYAPQGVKIGGNGRRLTASGEVTLGANKVRFNAEMRVVLADGGIKIQAEKIEGVPDQVAQLVSYTIPFQGKLPFDVRVTGVKSVAEGLEFSAEASDVPIRG from the coding sequence ATGCGCAAGCTGATCGTCTTTCTGATCGTGCTCGTCATTCTCCTTGTCGCCGTCGATCGGGTCGCCGTGGCCGGCGTCGAGCGCGATCTGGCGAACCGCATCGCGGCGACGGCCGATCTCTCCGGTACCCCGACCGTGACAATTGAGGGCATCCCATTTCTCACTCAGGCCGTCTCCGGGCACTATCCAGAGGTACGGTTCAATCTCGGCACGTTCACGTACGGCGATGTGCCGGTGAAGAACCTGCGGGGCGCCGCCTACGACGTGACGGCCCCCCTGGCCGACATCATCCAGAACAGACCCGACATCCGGGCCGGTCGCGTGACCGTCAGCGGCACCCTCACCAGGGCCACGATCGACAAGTACGCCCCCCAGGGCGTCAAGATCGGCGGGAACGGGCGGCGGCTCACGGCGTCGGGCGAGGTCACGTTGGGGGCGAACAAGGTGCGGTTCAACGCCGAGATGCGGGTGGTGCTCGCCGATGGGGGGATCAAGATCCAGGCCGAGAAGATCGAGGGCGTCCCCGACCAGGTCGCCCAGCTGGTCTCCTACACCATCCCGTTCCAGGGCAAGCTGCCCTTCGACGTGAGGGTGACCGGCGTCAAGAGTGTGGCCGAGGGGCTGGAGTTCTCGGCCGAGGCGTCTGACGTGCCGATTCGTGGATGA
- a CDS encoding sigma-70 family RNA polymerase sigma factor, with product MSTAGTADEELVKTLFDEHAGPLYGYVLRLTGDSGRAEDVVQETLLRAWRHPEAMSGRPIRAWLFTVARNLVVDQHRAKKARPPETGDEALAVLPADDELERAVESWAVAEALAALRAEHREVLLEVYYRGRSVKEASATLGIPPGTVKSRTYYALRALKLALEERGLAP from the coding sequence GTGAGCACAGCCGGGACCGCCGACGAGGAACTCGTGAAGACCCTCTTCGACGAGCATGCCGGGCCCCTCTACGGCTACGTTCTGCGACTGACCGGTGACTCCGGGCGGGCCGAGGACGTCGTGCAGGAAACGCTGTTGCGGGCCTGGCGGCATCCCGAGGCGATGTCCGGCAGGCCCATCCGCGCGTGGCTGTTCACGGTGGCCCGTAATCTCGTCGTGGACCAGCACCGCGCCAAGAAGGCCAGGCCGCCCGAGACGGGCGACGAGGCGCTGGCGGTCCTGCCGGCCGACGACGAGCTGGAACGCGCGGTCGAGTCGTGGGCCGTGGCCGAGGCGCTGGCGGCGCTGCGGGCGGAGCACCGGGAGGTGCTGCTGGAGGTCTACTACCGGGGGCGATCGGTGAAGGAGGCGTCGGCGACGCTGGGCATACCGCCGGGCACGGTGAAGTCCCGCACGTACTACGCGTTGCGCGCGCTCAAGCTGGCGCTCGAGGAACGGGGGCTGGCACCGTGA
- a CDS encoding helix-turn-helix domain-containing protein, translating into MGDRLRRLRQARGVSLSELAKRAGIGKATLSGVETGTRNPTLETLWAITAQLGVPIGAILDAPPEPQIMRGTAIEAELLEVFEDDRVTYELYRLRIPPGLTQTSPAHHEGVSEHLTVFTGTLSAGPMDEPLTAGPGDHISWVSDVPHGYRAHGPDVVRATLLMRYPTKPV; encoded by the coding sequence GTGGGAGATCGACTGCGGCGGCTGCGCCAGGCGCGCGGCGTCTCGCTCTCCGAGCTCGCCAAGCGCGCCGGCATCGGCAAGGCCACGCTGTCGGGCGTGGAGACCGGCACGCGCAACCCCACCCTGGAAACGCTCTGGGCGATCACCGCGCAGCTCGGGGTGCCGATCGGGGCCATCCTCGACGCGCCGCCCGAACCGCAGATCATGCGGGGCACCGCCATCGAGGCCGAGCTGCTCGAGGTGTTCGAGGACGATCGGGTCACGTACGAGCTGTACCGCCTGCGCATCCCGCCAGGGCTCACGCAGACCTCACCGGCGCATCACGAGGGGGTCAGCGAGCACCTCACGGTCTTCACCGGCACCCTCAGCGCCGGCCCCATGGACGAGCCGCTCACGGCCGGGCCCGGTGACCACATCTCCTGGGTGTCGGACGTCCCGCACGGCTACCGGGCCCACGGCCCCGACGTGGTCCGCGCCACACTCCTCATGCGCTACCCCACCAAGCCCGTCTGA
- a CDS encoding MoaD/ThiS family protein gives MAMGKVRYWAAAKEAAGVAEEPFEAVTLGELMTKITRNRSELARVVQRCSFLVDGSPVGKRPHGEVILGEGATVEVLPPFAGG, from the coding sequence ATGGCCATGGGAAAGGTGCGTTATTGGGCGGCCGCCAAGGAAGCGGCAGGAGTGGCCGAGGAACCGTTCGAAGCGGTCACTCTTGGTGAACTCATGACGAAAATCACACGAAATCGGTCAGAGCTGGCACGGGTCGTGCAACGATGCTCGTTCCTCGTGGACGGCTCCCCGGTCGGCAAGCGCCCCCACGGCGAGGTGATCCTCGGCGAGGGCGCGACCGTGGAGGTGCTCCCGCCTTTCGCCGGTGGGTGA
- a CDS encoding thioredoxin family protein: MTGLWVALATLALGTVIGVVRLRRDGRVHEAGGDRLSADDLGSGLGARATLVQFSTAFCQPCRATRRVLADVSALVPGVGHVEIDAESRLDLVRRLGITRTPTVLVLDAAGGIVKQAAGQPRKADVLAALAQAVPDS; encoded by the coding sequence GTGACAGGCTTGTGGGTGGCGCTGGCGACGCTGGCGCTCGGAACGGTGATCGGGGTGGTCCGGTTGCGCCGCGACGGACGCGTGCACGAGGCCGGCGGCGACCGGCTGTCCGCCGACGACCTCGGCTCGGGGCTGGGGGCGAGGGCCACCCTGGTGCAGTTCTCGACCGCGTTCTGCCAGCCCTGCCGGGCCACCCGGCGGGTCCTGGCCGACGTGAGCGCGCTCGTGCCCGGGGTCGGCCACGTCGAGATCGACGCCGAGTCCCGGCTCGACCTCGTACGCCGGCTCGGCATCACCCGCACCCCGACCGTGCTGGTGCTCGACGCGGCGGGCGGCATCGTCAAGCAGGCCGCCGGGCAGCCGCGCAAGGCCGACGTGCTGGCCGCTCTGGCGCAGGCCGTACCGGACTCGTGA
- a CDS encoding response regulator transcription factor, with translation MSNLLLLTNALEPSAEVLPALGLLLHSVRVAPAEASALIDAPPADAVIVDARKELAQAKSLCRLIRTTGIDCPLLVIVTEGGLAAMTAEWGVDDVLLDSAGPAEVEARLRMATGRISQAATEEVPDEIRSGDLSIDEATYTARLRGRVLDLTFKEFELLKYLAQHPGRVFTRAQLLQEVWGYDYFGGTRTVDVHVRRLRAKLGTEYESLIGTVRNVGYRFVPDRADAANV, from the coding sequence ATGAGCAACCTGCTCCTGCTGACCAACGCCCTCGAGCCGTCTGCCGAGGTGCTACCGGCGCTGGGGTTGTTGCTCCACTCGGTCAGGGTCGCCCCGGCGGAGGCGTCCGCCCTCATCGACGCCCCTCCCGCCGACGCCGTCATCGTGGACGCGCGCAAGGAGCTGGCGCAGGCCAAGAGCCTGTGCCGGTTGATCCGCACCACCGGCATCGACTGCCCCCTCCTGGTGATCGTGACCGAGGGCGGGCTGGCCGCGATGACCGCCGAGTGGGGCGTGGACGACGTGCTGCTCGACAGCGCAGGGCCGGCCGAGGTGGAGGCCCGGCTGCGCATGGCCACCGGCCGGATCTCGCAGGCCGCGACGGAGGAGGTCCCCGACGAGATCCGCAGCGGCGACCTGTCGATCGACGAGGCCACCTACACCGCGCGGCTGCGCGGCCGCGTGCTCGACCTCACGTTCAAGGAGTTCGAGCTGCTCAAGTACCTCGCCCAGCACCCGGGCAGGGTCTTCACCCGCGCCCAGCTCCTCCAGGAGGTCTGGGGCTACGACTACTTCGGCGGCACCAGGACGGTCGACGTGCACGTGCGGCGGCTGCGCGCGAAGCTCGGCACGGAGTACGAGTCGCTGATCGGCACAGTGCGCAACGTCGGCTACCGCTTCGTGCCCGACCGCGCCGACGCCGCCAACGTCTGA
- a CDS encoding putative leader peptide yields MNPSTELLTKRRAVDFCRVATALCRAA; encoded by the coding sequence ATGAACCCATCGACAGAGCTGCTGACGAAGCGGCGCGCGGTTGATTTCTGCCGCGTCGCCACCGCGCTCTGTCGCGCTGCCTGA
- a CDS encoding DUF4395 domain-containing protein has protein sequence MRADPRALRFGAAITTLVLVSVLVTESFWLLAAQVVVFALGAHRRSPYAMLFKVLVRSDPTETEDARPPRFAQGVGLAFAVVGLVGFAAGITPLALAATAAALLAAFLNAAFGFCLGCETYLLIRRLLPAANMEVSK, from the coding sequence ATGCGTGCCGATCCTAGAGCGCTGCGCTTCGGCGCGGCCATCACCACCCTGGTCCTGGTCTCCGTCCTGGTGACGGAGAGCTTCTGGCTGCTCGCCGCCCAGGTGGTGGTCTTCGCGCTCGGGGCGCACCGGCGCTCGCCGTACGCGATGCTCTTCAAGGTGCTCGTTCGGAGCGATCCAACGGAGACCGAGGATGCCCGTCCGCCCCGCTTCGCGCAGGGGGTAGGGCTGGCCTTCGCGGTCGTCGGCCTGGTCGGGTTCGCTGCCGGGATCACCCCGCTGGCCCTCGCGGCCACGGCCGCGGCTCTCCTCGCCGCCTTCCTCAACGCAGCCTTCGGATTCTGCCTCGGCTGCGAAACGTACCTGCTCATTCGCCGACTACTGCCCGCCGCCAACATGGAGGTATCCAAATGA